Proteins from one Chitinophaga oryzae genomic window:
- a CDS encoding HU domain-containing protein, translating into MLILQQYIQEVLFRQRICVVPQIGTFSIQHFPARYNAGAQTLLPPRDQVVFTQSWQDDGSCVEWIALKENLVPAVAQRKLEKYIEEFKEALQPGQALELPGIGKLQGDFAGNLHFHAEELPVDPADLPITPIQRQEPATPSTPPPATAPMAATREEPPVPPVSVPVEPVMTEEEENTLEAVTEGSIFKWWWAVAGALILLGGLAVWWYVGRQGGNNTPDSAPAAPVAADTTQQAMPDSSLAATPAAPDSISYFIVLEEFPDSLTAAKKTAKRQAWEQPVVMIHRGNRYKVAVPVTSLPIDTTSELQAKRSKYGINKAYLEY; encoded by the coding sequence ATGTTAATACTACAGCAATATATCCAGGAAGTATTGTTCAGGCAGCGGATTTGCGTTGTACCCCAGATCGGTACGTTCTCCATCCAGCATTTCCCGGCGCGGTATAACGCCGGCGCACAAACGTTGCTGCCTCCGCGCGACCAGGTGGTTTTCACCCAATCGTGGCAGGATGACGGCTCCTGCGTGGAATGGATAGCCCTGAAGGAAAACCTGGTGCCTGCTGTGGCCCAGCGGAAGCTGGAGAAATACATTGAAGAGTTTAAGGAGGCCCTGCAACCGGGGCAGGCGCTGGAGCTGCCAGGTATTGGCAAATTACAGGGCGATTTTGCCGGCAACCTGCATTTCCACGCAGAAGAGCTGCCGGTAGACCCTGCCGACCTGCCGATTACCCCCATACAGCGGCAGGAGCCTGCCACCCCCTCTACCCCGCCGCCGGCCACAGCGCCTATGGCCGCTACGAGGGAAGAGCCGCCTGTACCGCCGGTTTCGGTCCCCGTAGAGCCGGTTATGACAGAAGAGGAAGAAAATACGCTGGAAGCAGTAACGGAAGGCAGTATTTTCAAATGGTGGTGGGCCGTGGCTGGTGCATTAATCCTGCTGGGCGGCCTGGCCGTCTGGTGGTATGTTGGTCGCCAGGGGGGTAATAACACGCCCGACAGCGCCCCTGCCGCGCCCGTAGCAGCAGACACAACGCAGCAGGCCATGCCCGACAGCAGCCTGGCCGCAACGCCCGCTGCGCCGGATTCCATTTCTTATTTTATTGTGCTGGAAGAATTCCCGGACAGCCTTACGGCCGCGAAGAAGACGGCAAAACGCCAGGCCTGGGAACAGCCTGTGGTGATGATTCACCGGGGCAATCGCTATAAGGTAGCCGTACCGGTAACCTCGTTACCAATAGATACCACGAGTGAATTACAGGCTAAAAGAAGTAAATACGGTATCAATAAAGCTTACCTGGAGTATTGA
- a CDS encoding prolyl oligopeptidase family serine peptidase — protein MAQQKSWQYPVAKKTDTVDNYHGTPVPDPYRWLEDDHSAETKAWVDAENKVTRDYLATIPFRSSVKKRLEELWNYPKTGAPVKHGNYYYFFKNDGLQNQSVLYRSATPDGTPEVFIDPNKLSAAGTTALGTLSFSKDGKYAAYLIAKAGSDWQEGYVMDVATRQLLSDKLEWIKFSGISWRGDGFYYSRYDKPDEQSKLSKKNEFQKVYFHKIGQPQEQDELIYVDKDHPLRNATVSVTEDERFLILSTTEGTSGREVWFRDMQNPEQKDFSLLVKGFSHEPSVIDNDGGKLLVLTNHQAPNYKIVLVDPANPAEANWKVVVPEKKEVLQNVGNAGGKLFLSYLKDASTRVYQYDYTGRLEHEVKLPGIGTAGGFDGKKEDQELFYTYTSFVAPPTIYRYDIKSGKTSLFNKAAVKFNPDEYETRQVFFTSKDGTKVPMFLSSKKGMKNNGNNPVLIYGYGGFNIAQTPGFSVSNLYFMEQGGTYAVVALRGGSEYGEAWHKAGMKEKKQNVFDDFIGAAEYLVKTKYTNPSKIAIRGGSNGGLLVGACMTQRPDLFKVALPAVGVMDMLRFQKFTIGWAWAVEYGSSDNAEDFKYLLKYSPLHNLKPGVSYPATMVTTADHDDRVVPAHSFKFAATLQACNAGPNPVLIRIETQAGHGAGKPTSKLIDEATDIWSFTMYNLGM, from the coding sequence ATGGCACAACAAAAAAGCTGGCAATATCCGGTTGCCAAAAAAACAGACACTGTAGATAATTACCACGGAACTCCTGTCCCTGATCCCTATCGCTGGCTCGAAGACGACCACAGCGCCGAAACAAAAGCCTGGGTAGACGCCGAAAACAAGGTCACCCGGGACTACCTCGCTACCATCCCTTTCCGGTCTTCCGTTAAAAAAAGACTGGAAGAGCTCTGGAACTACCCTAAAACAGGCGCCCCTGTCAAACACGGCAACTATTATTACTTCTTTAAAAACGACGGCCTCCAGAACCAATCCGTACTGTACCGCAGCGCCACGCCCGACGGTACCCCGGAAGTATTTATAGATCCTAACAAACTGTCAGCCGCCGGCACCACCGCCCTGGGCACCCTCTCTTTCTCCAAAGACGGCAAATACGCGGCCTACCTCATCGCTAAAGCAGGGTCCGACTGGCAGGAAGGTTATGTGATGGACGTAGCTACCCGCCAGCTGCTCTCCGATAAACTGGAGTGGATCAAATTCAGCGGTATCAGCTGGAGAGGCGACGGTTTCTACTATAGCCGGTACGACAAACCGGACGAACAAAGCAAACTGTCCAAAAAGAACGAATTCCAGAAAGTATATTTTCATAAAATCGGTCAGCCCCAGGAACAGGATGAACTGATCTATGTGGATAAGGACCATCCGCTCCGCAACGCTACCGTGAGCGTAACGGAAGATGAACGTTTCCTCATCCTCTCCACCACGGAAGGTACCTCCGGCAGAGAAGTGTGGTTCCGCGATATGCAAAACCCGGAACAGAAGGATTTCTCCCTGCTGGTGAAAGGTTTCTCTCACGAACCGTCTGTTATTGACAACGACGGCGGGAAGCTGCTGGTGCTCACCAATCATCAGGCGCCTAATTATAAGATAGTCCTGGTAGATCCGGCCAACCCCGCGGAAGCCAACTGGAAAGTGGTCGTGCCGGAGAAAAAAGAGGTGCTGCAGAACGTAGGCAATGCCGGCGGTAAACTGTTCCTCTCTTACCTGAAAGACGCTTCTACCCGTGTATACCAATATGATTATACCGGCCGCCTGGAACACGAGGTTAAACTGCCCGGCATCGGTACCGCCGGTGGCTTCGACGGTAAAAAGGAAGACCAGGAGCTGTTCTACACCTACACCTCTTTTGTAGCGCCGCCCACCATCTACCGCTATGATATCAAATCCGGTAAAACTTCCCTGTTCAACAAAGCGGCGGTGAAATTCAATCCCGACGAATATGAAACCAGACAGGTTTTCTTCACCAGTAAAGACGGCACCAAAGTGCCGATGTTCCTGTCTTCCAAAAAAGGCATGAAGAACAACGGCAACAACCCCGTGCTGATCTACGGCTACGGTGGTTTCAACATCGCACAGACACCCGGTTTCAGCGTGTCTAACCTGTACTTCATGGAACAGGGCGGCACCTATGCAGTGGTAGCACTGCGCGGTGGCAGCGAATACGGCGAAGCATGGCACAAAGCCGGTATGAAGGAAAAGAAACAAAATGTGTTCGACGACTTCATCGGCGCCGCTGAATACCTGGTGAAAACAAAGTATACCAATCCTTCCAAAATAGCGATCCGCGGCGGTTCCAACGGCGGCCTGCTGGTAGGCGCCTGCATGACGCAACGCCCCGACCTCTTCAAAGTAGCGCTGCCGGCGGTAGGCGTAATGGACATGCTGCGCTTCCAGAAATTCACCATCGGCTGGGCCTGGGCGGTGGAATATGGCAGCAGCGACAACGCGGAGGATTTTAAATACCTGCTGAAATACTCTCCGCTGCACAACCTGAAACCGGGCGTCTCTTACCCGGCCACCATGGTAACTACAGCTGATCATGACGACCGTGTAGTGCCGGCCCACTCCTTTAAGTTTGCCGCCACCCTGCAGGCCTGCAACGCCGGTCCCAACCCGGTGCTGATCCGCATCGAAACGCAGGCGGGACATGGCGCAGGAAAACCCACGTCCAAACTGATCGACGAGGCGACGGACATATGGTCTTTCACCATGTATAACCTGGGGATGTAA
- a CDS encoding SDR family oxidoreductase gives MKVLITGSNGLLGQHLIPVFVQNKTYDVIATGRGANRSPQRDHYIYEAVNLRDAGSVQQLVQKHQPDLIIHSGAMSQVDDCEKNKDACWDTNVGATRYLVNAAEKINASFIFLSTDFVFDGLNGPYDEEAPVNPINYYGTSKVAAERLVRNSKLSWAIVRTVLVYGVSNDPHRSNMITWVKNNLQQGKKIKVVDDQWRTPTLCQDLATGCLLLAEKKATGMFNISGSEVLTPYDMALKTAEYFQLDTSLIEKISSRSLSQPAARPAKTGLVIDKAVRELGYQPHSFAEGLDIVAAEIR, from the coding sequence ATGAAGGTATTAATTACAGGTAGCAATGGACTGCTGGGTCAACACCTGATTCCGGTATTCGTTCAAAACAAGACATACGATGTAATAGCCACCGGCAGAGGTGCTAACCGTTCTCCTCAACGTGACCATTACATTTATGAAGCGGTAAACCTGCGGGATGCCGGCAGCGTACAGCAGCTGGTACAAAAACATCAACCCGACCTGATCATCCACAGCGGGGCCATGTCCCAGGTGGACGATTGCGAGAAAAACAAAGACGCCTGCTGGGATACGAACGTCGGCGCCACGCGCTACCTCGTGAACGCGGCTGAAAAAATAAACGCCTCCTTTATTTTCCTCTCGACCGACTTTGTATTTGATGGCCTTAACGGCCCTTATGACGAAGAAGCGCCGGTCAATCCCATCAATTATTATGGTACCAGCAAAGTGGCGGCAGAACGGCTGGTGCGTAACAGCAAGCTGTCATGGGCCATCGTGCGTACCGTGCTGGTATACGGCGTTTCCAACGATCCGCATCGCAGCAATATGATCACATGGGTGAAAAATAATCTCCAGCAGGGTAAAAAGATAAAAGTGGTAGACGACCAGTGGCGTACGCCTACCCTGTGCCAGGACCTGGCGACAGGATGCCTGTTACTGGCGGAAAAGAAAGCTACCGGCATGTTCAATATCTCCGGCAGTGAAGTGCTGACACCCTATGATATGGCCCTTAAAACAGCGGAATACTTCCAGCTGGATACCAGCCTGATCGAAAAGATCAGCTCCAGAAGCCTTTCCCAGCCTGCCGCCCGTCCGGCCAAAACCGGCCTGGTCATAGACAAGGCAGTCCGCGAACTGGGGTATCAGCCGCATTCTTTCGCGGAAGGACTGGATATCGTGGCCGCTGAAATCAGATAA
- a CDS encoding tetratricopeptide repeat protein, translating into MQFIRKVYIPGHLYLSMLTFAGAGIAGMPAAHAQQTRIYTEPEKVFKDAQQYFQQEKYSVSMQLFKQTIDNIDYFHETNRDLVKSDAYYYYTVCALKLGQENAEKTALEYLKIFNNNAREQLVSYQLGKYYFHQNRFKDAIPLYEKASIDNLSNEEIAEAKFELAYCYFNVKDFQKAQPLFASIREVQGKYYVPANYYHGFISYYNHQYGDALSSFQKVVEDPKYKNIVPYYIAEIYYFQGKHDQLISYTEPLLRQGGQYYEAEMKQLLGKAYFERKDYKKALPLLQEFQDNADEVRNEDIYQLSYSYYQTGNLNKAITGFKQLSSAKDSLGQNSMYLLGDCYLRTGQKANARNAFAFCANNSSNPQQQEISRFNYGKLSYELGYQDAALNELTQFVKNYPQSPYNKEAREVLVSLFMNTNNYRDGLATIEQIPDKNPTVLKAYQKIAYGRATELINDQQLAEADRLLDIAINNPYDAQTKQLAQFWKAEIALRQNKTDKAITNLNAYLGGTPPVSGEANPQTASYNLGYSLLKQDKYAEALPHFETAQRASGPNATRIATDAALRAADCYYMLRQFPKALSLYDRIISNNEPGADYAIYQKAIILGLQGKQADKLALLKQLGNKFPSSDFSNQTDMEIANTYLSQEKYNEAIPYLENVLQKQPNGVNAPRALLKLGLCYYNKDNESKALAYYRQVVEKFPGSPESNEALQSIKSIYVSQGKTDDYLAFLKASGRTVTATAEDSLAYAAAEARFTNNDCSGAITAFNSYIQKYPNGQFILPAHFYKAECSYNNKDYAGALPAYEFVLSRNNSLYAERSALQAANINFFQNKSYDKARTYYLQLQDLATSKENSLAATRGLLRSNYQLKHWDEVGNYAEMLLSTANISTDDQIIAHFYLGKAQKEAKQYANALAEFKTVASLTKSETGAEARYDMADCYLQQNDLAAAEKAGFDVIKNTPSYDVWVAKSYILLGDVYFRQQDYFNAKATFQSIAENCPIPELKAEAKEKFAKAEAAEKAAGKKPKKP; encoded by the coding sequence ATGCAGTTCATAAGAAAAGTTTATATTCCAGGACATCTGTACTTATCCATGCTGACTTTCGCCGGCGCAGGTATCGCAGGGATGCCCGCTGCCCACGCGCAGCAAACGCGTATCTACACCGAGCCGGAAAAAGTGTTCAAAGATGCACAACAGTACTTCCAGCAGGAAAAGTACAGCGTATCCATGCAGCTTTTCAAGCAAACAATCGACAACATCGATTATTTCCATGAAACCAACCGCGACCTGGTAAAGTCCGACGCCTACTATTATTACACCGTATGCGCGCTTAAACTGGGACAGGAGAACGCAGAGAAAACAGCGCTGGAATACCTTAAAATATTCAATAACAACGCCCGCGAACAACTGGTCAGCTATCAGCTGGGCAAATATTATTTCCACCAGAACAGGTTCAAAGATGCGATCCCGCTGTATGAAAAAGCCAGCATCGACAACCTCTCCAACGAGGAAATAGCGGAAGCGAAATTTGAACTGGCCTACTGTTACTTCAATGTCAAGGACTTCCAGAAAGCACAGCCCCTGTTTGCCAGCATCCGGGAAGTACAGGGCAAATACTACGTGCCGGCCAACTATTACCACGGCTTCATCTCCTACTACAACCACCAGTACGGCGATGCGCTCAGCAGCTTCCAGAAAGTAGTGGAAGATCCCAAGTACAAAAACATCGTACCTTACTACATCGCGGAAATCTATTACTTCCAGGGCAAACACGACCAGCTCATCTCCTACACGGAGCCCCTGCTCCGGCAAGGCGGGCAGTACTATGAAGCAGAAATGAAACAACTGCTCGGTAAAGCCTACTTTGAACGTAAAGACTATAAAAAAGCCCTGCCCCTGTTGCAGGAATTCCAGGATAACGCCGACGAAGTACGCAATGAAGACATCTACCAGCTGTCCTACTCCTACTATCAGACCGGCAATCTCAACAAAGCCATCACCGGCTTCAAACAACTCAGCAGCGCTAAAGACTCCCTGGGACAGAATTCCATGTACCTGCTGGGAGACTGCTATCTGCGCACCGGCCAGAAAGCCAACGCCCGCAACGCCTTTGCCTTCTGCGCCAACAACAGCTCCAACCCACAGCAACAGGAAATTTCCCGTTTCAACTACGGCAAACTCTCCTATGAACTGGGCTACCAGGACGCTGCACTCAACGAGCTGACACAGTTCGTTAAAAATTACCCGCAGTCGCCCTACAACAAAGAAGCCCGCGAAGTGCTCGTGAGCCTCTTTATGAACACCAACAACTACCGCGACGGTCTGGCTACCATCGAACAGATCCCCGATAAAAACCCGACCGTACTCAAAGCCTATCAGAAGATCGCCTATGGCAGGGCCACCGAGCTGATCAACGACCAGCAACTGGCAGAAGCCGACCGCCTGCTCGATATCGCCATCAACAACCCTTACGACGCCCAAACCAAACAGCTGGCCCAGTTCTGGAAAGCGGAAATAGCCCTGCGCCAGAATAAAACAGACAAAGCGATCACTAACCTGAACGCCTATCTGGGCGGCACGCCGCCGGTATCCGGCGAGGCCAACCCGCAGACCGCCAGCTACAACCTCGGCTACAGCCTGCTCAAACAGGACAAATACGCCGAAGCGCTGCCGCACTTCGAAACAGCGCAACGAGCCAGCGGTCCCAATGCCACCAGGATTGCCACCGACGCCGCCCTGCGCGCCGCCGACTGTTACTATATGCTGCGCCAGTTCCCGAAAGCGCTCTCGCTGTACGACCGCATCATCAGCAACAACGAGCCGGGCGCCGATTATGCCATTTACCAGAAAGCCATTATCCTCGGCCTTCAGGGCAAACAGGCAGATAAACTGGCCCTGCTGAAACAACTGGGCAACAAGTTCCCGTCTTCCGATTTCAGCAACCAGACTGACATGGAAATCGCCAACACGTACCTCTCCCAGGAGAAATACAACGAAGCGATCCCCTACCTGGAAAACGTACTGCAGAAACAACCCAATGGCGTCAACGCTCCGCGCGCGCTGCTGAAACTGGGCCTCTGCTACTACAACAAAGACAACGAAAGCAAAGCCCTCGCTTACTATCGCCAGGTGGTGGAAAAGTTCCCCGGTTCGCCTGAAAGCAATGAAGCGCTGCAAAGCATTAAATCTATCTATGTTAGCCAGGGTAAAACAGACGACTACCTTGCTTTCCTGAAAGCCAGCGGCCGTACCGTGACTGCCACCGCCGAAGATTCACTCGCCTATGCCGCCGCAGAAGCCCGTTTCACGAACAACGACTGCTCCGGCGCCATCACCGCTTTCAACAGTTATATCCAGAAATATCCCAACGGCCAGTTTATTCTGCCCGCTCATTTCTATAAAGCAGAGTGCTCGTACAACAACAAAGATTACGCAGGCGCACTGCCGGCTTATGAATTTGTGTTGTCCCGCAACAACAGCCTGTACGCCGAGCGTTCAGCCCTGCAGGCGGCCAACATCAACTTCTTTCAGAACAAGAGTTATGATAAGGCGCGCACCTACTACCTGCAGCTGCAGGACCTGGCCACCAGCAAGGAAAACAGCCTGGCAGCCACCCGCGGCCTGCTGCGCAGCAACTACCAGCTGAAACACTGGGACGAAGTAGGCAACTACGCTGAAATGCTGCTATCTACCGCCAATATCAGCACCGATGACCAGATCATCGCCCACTTCTACCTGGGCAAAGCGCAGAAAGAAGCAAAACAATACGCCAACGCACTGGCTGAATTTAAAACCGTGGCCAGCCTCACCAAATCCGAAACCGGTGCGGAAGCCCGCTACGATATGGCTGATTGTTATCTGCAACAGAACGATCTGGCTGCCGCCGAAAAAGCCGGCTTCGACGTGATCAAAAACACGCCTTCCTACGATGTGTGGGTGGCCAAATCATATATCCTGCTGGGTGACGTGTATTTCCGTCAGCAGGACTACTTCAACGCCAAAGCCACTTTCCAGAGCATCGCTGAGAACTGCCCCATTCCGGAGCTGAAAGCCGAAGCAAAGGAGAAATTCGCCAAAGCGGAAGCAGCAGAAAAAGCAGCCGGAAAAAAACCTAAGAAACCGTAG
- the pfkA gene encoding 6-phosphofructokinase, producing the protein MKKLNNIAVLTSGGDAPGMNAAVRAVVRTGIYHQLNVFGVMYGYRGILKNEIFPMESKSVANIIQRGGTILKTARCKEFYEYEGRKKAYENLKKHNIDGLVVIGGDGSFNGAQKFSQEFDIPCIGLPGTIDKDIAGTDFTIGFDTAVNTAIEAIDKIRDTADAHDRLFVIEVMGRDAGYIALHSGIATGAEHIMMPERKTELHDIIEELQANERRKKLVNLIVVAEGDETGGANEVARRIKESCPQLDTRVCILGHIQRGGSPTCTDRILASRMGYAAVDALLEGIHNVMIGIVNDKIHYTPLDKAVKAKQEIDPEWFKIVKILAS; encoded by the coding sequence ATGAAAAAATTGAACAACATTGCAGTCCTTACCTCCGGCGGAGACGCCCCGGGCATGAACGCAGCCGTTCGTGCGGTGGTAAGAACGGGCATTTATCATCAGCTGAATGTGTTCGGCGTTATGTATGGATATAGGGGAATTTTGAAGAATGAGATTTTCCCGATGGAGTCCAAATCAGTTGCCAACATCATTCAACGCGGAGGCACCATCTTAAAGACCGCCCGGTGCAAAGAGTTCTATGAATATGAAGGGCGAAAAAAAGCTTACGAGAATCTGAAGAAGCACAACATTGACGGGCTGGTAGTGATCGGAGGAGACGGATCGTTCAATGGGGCGCAGAAATTCAGCCAGGAATTTGACATTCCGTGTATAGGCTTGCCTGGTACTATTGACAAGGACATTGCGGGAACTGACTTCACCATTGGCTTTGACACAGCGGTTAACACTGCGATCGAGGCCATCGACAAAATCAGGGACACTGCAGACGCGCATGACCGGCTGTTTGTGATCGAGGTAATGGGCCGTGACGCCGGTTACATCGCATTGCACAGCGGTATCGCCACTGGTGCCGAGCATATTATGATGCCGGAACGCAAAACCGAATTACACGACATTATCGAAGAATTGCAGGCCAACGAGCGCCGCAAAAAACTGGTTAATCTGATCGTGGTAGCCGAAGGGGATGAAACCGGAGGCGCCAATGAAGTAGCACGCCGTATTAAAGAAAGTTGTCCGCAACTGGATACCAGAGTATGTATCCTCGGACATATCCAAAGGGGAGGTTCTCCCACCTGTACCGACCGTATCCTGGCCAGCCGTATGGGCTACGCCGCTGTAGACGCCCTCCTCGAAGGTATTCACAATGTGATGATCGGGATCGTAAACGACAAGATCCATTATACCCCCCTGGATAAAGCCGTTAAAGCAAAACAGGAAATTGACCCCGAATGGTTTAAGATTGTTAAAATTCTTGCGAGTTAA